In Prunus dulcis chromosome 1, ALMONDv2, whole genome shotgun sequence, the following are encoded in one genomic region:
- the LOC117616192 gene encoding protein LAZY 1-like, with product MLQLLGWIHRKFRQNSNEPFKVFVIENSCACLSGQPSLDDQQCYPKPNCGTKPFKQTQRDQHLRKSFNGLEAARAEEEYYEDESSAAASELFHGFLAIGTLGSEQVITEPSTPTLAISVENITEKETEVTENELKLINDELEKVLAADSAKDEICNDSSGRNSHVSNGRSSHGSTITLSGKTLERSESNGINGTTVCPLQGYLFGSAYELSETTTVAKKEHRTSLGELFQRTKLAEEISGPKSAKEEKRAEKEAEKSAMHLMKKKLKKKMLYASSRSSGGPADPSSAETKLNKILHMFHRKVHPETSSAEHKTGKYHKNENKKKTSNDGAYNSGDQVLPDEDIMLYPERGFSLKQSMRRYKSQSNPPQFALSSIDSNENREHWIKTDADCKYTLH from the exons ATGTTGCAGTTACTAGGTTGGATTCATCGTAAGTTTCGGCAGAATAGCAACGAGCCATTTAAAGTTTTTGTCATTG AGAATTCTTGTGCTTGTCTTTCAGGGCAGCCATCTCTCGATGATCAACAATGCTATCCTAAGCCAAACTGTGGCACAAAGCCCTTTAAACAAACCCAGAGAGACCAGCACCTTCGGAAGTCTTTCAACGGTCTAGAGGCAGCCAGGGCAGAAGAAGAATATTATGAAGATGAATCATCTGCTGCAGCATCTGAGCTCTTCCATGGCTTCCTTGCAATTGGTACCCTTGGCTCAGAGCAAGTCATCACGGAACCATCAACTCCAACACTAGCCATCTCTGTGGAGAACATAACTGAAAAAGAGACTGAGGTCACAGAGAATGAATTGAAGCTCATCAATGATGAATTGGAGAAAGTCCTGGCAGCTGATTCAGCTAAAGATGAGATTTGCAATGATTCATCTGGAAGAAACAGCCATGTTAGCAATGGAAGAAGTAGCCATGGTAGCACCATCACACTAAGTGGCAAGACACTGGAACGCTCAGAGAGCAATGGGATTAATGGAACCACAGTGTGCCCACTCCAGGGATATCTTTTTGGGTCAGCATATGAATTGTCAGAAACAACAACAGTGGCAAAGAAGGAACACAGGACATCTCTTGGCGAGCTGTTTCAGAGGACTAAATTGGCAGAGGAGATTTCTGGACCGAAATCGGCCAAGGAGGAGAAGCGAGCAGAGAAGGAAGCTGAAAAGTCTGCCATGCACTTGATGAAAAAGAAGCTCAAGAAAAAAATGCTTTATGCTTCTTCTCGCAGCTCTGGTGGACCAGCAGATCCTTCCTCAGCAGAAACAAAACTGAATAAG ATCCTTCACATGTTCCACAGAAAAGTTCACCCTGAAACCTCATCTGCTGAGCATAAAACTGGTAAGTACCATAAGAacgaaaacaagaagaaaacaagcaATGATGGGGCTTACAACAGTGGAGATCAGGTGCTTCCAGATGAAGACATCATGCTATATCCTGAACGAGGCTTCTCCTTGAAGCAGAGCATGCGGCGCTACAAGAGTCAATCAAACCCACCGCAATTCGCGCTTAGCAGCATTGATTCAAATGAGAACAGGGAGCACTGGATCAAAACAGATGCAGACTGTAAGTACACTCTGCACTAA
- the LOC117614972 gene encoding sphingosine-1-phosphate lyase isoform X1, translating into MDSSVKSFLLDVRASANSFLSEYEPLVLVSAPLIALFVASMLQSALQVLHENGLKATLLGFFMSFVKLVPGVKNYIDAEKQKVVDKLQSGGKSVRESWRTELPSTGLGVGVIEQMKDEKRKDVAWQGKCSGAVYIGGSECEGHFSLINEACSMFAHTNPLHMDVFQSVVRFEAEVVAMTAAMLGSKKKSSGGQICGNMTSGGTESILLAVKSSRDYMKTTKGIKKPEMIIPESAHSAYDKAAQYFNIKLWRVPVNKEFQADVKAIRRYINRNTVLIVGSAPGFPHGIVDPIEELGHLASSFDICLHVDLCLGGFVLPFANKLGYPIPPFDFSVKGVTSISADVHKYGLAPKGTSVVLYRNHDLRKHQFVAVTEWSGGLYVSPTIAGSRPGSLIAGAWASMISLGEEGYLENTKKIMEVSKRLQKRIEEIPELFVIGRPDMTVVALGSDVVDIFEVNDIMSSKGWHLNALQRPNSIHICVTLQHVPIIDDFLRDLTESVKTVKENPGPISGGLAPIYGAAGRMPDRGTVQELLVNYMDGTC; encoded by the exons ATGGATTCTTCTGTGAAATCGTTCCTGCTTGATGTTAGAGCTTCCGCGAATTCATTCTTGTCCGAATACGAGCCTCTGGTTCTGGTTTCTGCTCCTCTTATCGCACTCTTCGTTGCTTCCATGCTTCAATCGGCTCTCCAAGTCCTGCACGAGAACGGACTCAAAGCCACTCTGCTAGGGTTCTTCATGAGCTTCGTCAA GTTGGTTCCTGGCGTGAAGAATTACATCGACGCTGAGAAACAAAAG GTTGTGGATAAGTTACAGTCTGGTGGTAAATCTGTAAGAGAAAGTTGGAGAACTGAATTGCCTAGCACAGGGTTGGGAGTGGGAGTCATAGAGCAAATGAAagatgagaaaagaaaagatgtgGCTTGGCAAGGGAAATGCTCTGGTGCAGT CTACATTGGAGGAAGTGAGTGTGAAGgacatttttctttaattaatgaGGCATGCTCAAT GTTTGCGCATACCAATCCATTGCATATGGATGTATTCCAGAGTGTGGTACGGTTTGAAGCAGAAGTGGTTGCAATGACTGCTGCAATGCTTGGAAGTAAAAAGAAGTCTTCTGGAGGACAAATATGTGGAAACATGACATCAGGAGGAACTGAAAGTATATTATTAGCTGTGAAATCATCACGAGATTATATGAAAACCACGAAGGGGATTAAAAAGCCTGAAAT GATAATACCTGAATCTGCTCACTCAGCATACGACAAGGCTGCACAATATTTTAACATCAAGCTCTGGCGTGTTCCTGTAAATAAAGAATTTCAAGCAGACGTCAAAGCAATTAGAAGATACATTAATAGAAACACCGTTTTG ATTGTTGGATCTGCACCTGGTTTCCCTCATGGCATTGTTGATCCGATTGAg GAGCTTGGTCATTTGGCTTCAAGCTTCGACATTTGTCTCCATGTTGATCTTTGTCTTGGCGGCTTCGTATTACCTTTTGCTAATAAGCTTGG GTATCCAATTCCACCCTTTGATTTTTCAGTGAAAGGAGTGACATCAATATCAGCGGATGTGCATAAATATGGGTTGGCTCCTAAAGGAACAAGTGTAGTTCTGTACAGAAACCATGACCTCAGAAAG CATCAATTTGTTGCCG TTACTGAGTGGTCAGGAGGGCTATATGTGTCTCCAACCATTGCCGGAAGCAGACCTGGTAGTTTGATTGCTGGGGCTTGGGCATCTATGATATCTTTGGGGGAGGAAG GGTACttggaaaacacaaaaaagatcATGGAAGTATCAAAAAGACTTCAGAAAAG GATAGAGGAAATTCCCGAGTTGTTTGTCATTGGAAGGCCAGACATGACAGTTGTGGCATTGGGGTCTGATGTTGTTGACATATTTGAAGTAAATGATATCATGTCATCTAAAGGCTGGCATTTGAATGCATTGCAAAGACCTAACAG CATTCATATCTGCGTGACGCTTCAACATGTACCAATTATTGATGACTTTCTCAGGGATCTAACGGAATCTGTGAAAACT GTTAAAGAAAATCCGGGTCCTATAAGCGGAGGGCTCGCTCCCATTTATGGTGCTGCGGGGAGGATGCCAGATAGAGGTACGGTTCAGGAGCTGTTGGTAAATTACATGGACGGTACATGCTAG
- the LOC117614972 gene encoding sphingosine-1-phosphate lyase isoform X2, with the protein MKDEKRKDVAWQGKCSGAVYIGGSECEGHFSLINEACSMFAHTNPLHMDVFQSVVRFEAEVVAMTAAMLGSKKKSSGGQICGNMTSGGTESILLAVKSSRDYMKTTKGIKKPEMIIPESAHSAYDKAAQYFNIKLWRVPVNKEFQADVKAIRRYINRNTVLIVGSAPGFPHGIVDPIEELGHLASSFDICLHVDLCLGGFVLPFANKLGYPIPPFDFSVKGVTSISADVHKYGLAPKGTSVVLYRNHDLRKHQFVAVTEWSGGLYVSPTIAGSRPGSLIAGAWASMISLGEEGYLENTKKIMEVSKRLQKRIEEIPELFVIGRPDMTVVALGSDVVDIFEVNDIMSSKGWHLNALQRPNSIHICVTLQHVPIIDDFLRDLTESVKTVKENPGPISGGLAPIYGAAGRMPDRGTVQELLVNYMDGTC; encoded by the exons ATGAAagatgagaaaagaaaagatgtgGCTTGGCAAGGGAAATGCTCTGGTGCAGT CTACATTGGAGGAAGTGAGTGTGAAGgacatttttctttaattaatgaGGCATGCTCAAT GTTTGCGCATACCAATCCATTGCATATGGATGTATTCCAGAGTGTGGTACGGTTTGAAGCAGAAGTGGTTGCAATGACTGCTGCAATGCTTGGAAGTAAAAAGAAGTCTTCTGGAGGACAAATATGTGGAAACATGACATCAGGAGGAACTGAAAGTATATTATTAGCTGTGAAATCATCACGAGATTATATGAAAACCACGAAGGGGATTAAAAAGCCTGAAAT GATAATACCTGAATCTGCTCACTCAGCATACGACAAGGCTGCACAATATTTTAACATCAAGCTCTGGCGTGTTCCTGTAAATAAAGAATTTCAAGCAGACGTCAAAGCAATTAGAAGATACATTAATAGAAACACCGTTTTG ATTGTTGGATCTGCACCTGGTTTCCCTCATGGCATTGTTGATCCGATTGAg GAGCTTGGTCATTTGGCTTCAAGCTTCGACATTTGTCTCCATGTTGATCTTTGTCTTGGCGGCTTCGTATTACCTTTTGCTAATAAGCTTGG GTATCCAATTCCACCCTTTGATTTTTCAGTGAAAGGAGTGACATCAATATCAGCGGATGTGCATAAATATGGGTTGGCTCCTAAAGGAACAAGTGTAGTTCTGTACAGAAACCATGACCTCAGAAAG CATCAATTTGTTGCCG TTACTGAGTGGTCAGGAGGGCTATATGTGTCTCCAACCATTGCCGGAAGCAGACCTGGTAGTTTGATTGCTGGGGCTTGGGCATCTATGATATCTTTGGGGGAGGAAG GGTACttggaaaacacaaaaaagatcATGGAAGTATCAAAAAGACTTCAGAAAAG GATAGAGGAAATTCCCGAGTTGTTTGTCATTGGAAGGCCAGACATGACAGTTGTGGCATTGGGGTCTGATGTTGTTGACATATTTGAAGTAAATGATATCATGTCATCTAAAGGCTGGCATTTGAATGCATTGCAAAGACCTAACAG CATTCATATCTGCGTGACGCTTCAACATGTACCAATTATTGATGACTTTCTCAGGGATCTAACGGAATCTGTGAAAACT GTTAAAGAAAATCCGGGTCCTATAAGCGGAGGGCTCGCTCCCATTTATGGTGCTGCGGGGAGGATGCCAGATAGAGGTACGGTTCAGGAGCTGTTGGTAAATTACATGGACGGTACATGCTAG
- the LOC117616203 gene encoding zinc finger MYM-type protein 1-like: MEWYFQRKSINPPSNNPSSSNNPSSSNPPSNNPASSNPPSNNPASSNQPSNNPPTSHPPLNYSGSPKRSQVTELDEILANLPADPGLRPPMNYYNPNVREQIRRAYLRRGPCQPKSQNDMPQTLMGESNRRFLVKWFDSFVWLEYSKEKDAAFRLHCYLFKCDFDKQGKTGSDVFTEKGFKNWRKGPENFRGHVGQVASLHNKATQHCTDLMNQKQHVETIVIKQTNQARINYRILLTAALDCTRYLLRQGLPFCGHDESETSSNKGNYVELLQFLADHDEKVRAVGISNESRDVSIREQMAVVLRYVNKKWQVIERFVGVQYVSDTTSSKLKEILRKYHQAYYVHCFAHQLQLALVAVAKGNENIATFFTTASSVVNIIGASCKRRDALREQQQKDIMETLEIDDLEMGRELNQETTLKHPCDTWWNSHYDTLLSINIVFHLVVKVFEWIVDDVNQDNLGEANRLLKEIQTFDFVFHLYLMRFILGITNDLSKALQKKDQDIVNAMMLVQRCKQKLQSVRDDDFDDLLREVSIFCGKNDIDVPNMDDLFVPQGRSRRKAQKITNRQYYRVDLFLTIIDKQLVELNNRFTEVNIELLLCMACLSPAYNFTAFDKQKILRFAKFYPQEFNDRDIMKLENQLGLYIVDMQSITEFSSLNGITDLAEKLVNTGRSRIYNYVYLLLTLALVLPVATASVDRVFSAMNIVKTPLRNKMGNQWLSDSLVVYIEKDVKVAAIHLIDDAAFWMQWFETQFSNPSWTSFSEALLALFGYDWDVSDELLEKAITQEVVHGTPTTFPCHEESEPSLTIHALTGSPCSRTIRLQGSIGKLGLTVFSDTGSTHNLLNPHLAKQLGLAIDSLQPPKRIQVANNDIIETKGFVSQVQVSLQGYTLVTDCYLHAISGCDLILGADWLDTLGFIGWNFQK, encoded by the exons ATGGAATGGTACTTTCAGAGAAAGAGTATAAATCctccttcaaataatccgAGTAGTTCAAATAATCCGAGTAGTTCAAATCCTCCCTCAAATAATCCAGCTAGTTCCAACCCTCCTTCAAATAATCCAGCTAGTTCAAATCAACCTTCAAATAATCCCCCTACTTCACATCCTCCCTTGAATTATTCGGGTAGTCCAAAACGTTCGCAAGTCACTGAGTTGGATGAAATATTGGCTAATCTTCCTGCAGACCCTGGACTTAGACCTCCAATGAATTATTATAATCCCAATGTTCGAGAACAAATTCGAAGAGCCTATCTACGAAGGGGTCCTTGTCAGCCTAAAAGCCAAAATGACATGCCTCAAACACTTATGGGGGAGAGTAATCGACGCTTTCTTGTGAAATGGTTTGATTCATTTGTTTGGTTGGAGTATAGTAAAGAGAAAGATGCTGCATTTCGTCTTCATTGTTATCTTTTCAAATGCGACTTTGATAAACAAGGAAAGACTGGAAGCGATGTCTTCACTGAGAAAGGGTTTAAAAATTGGAGGAAGGGACCCGAGAATTTTAGGGGTCATGTTGGACAAGTTGCAAGTCTTCACAATAAAGCTACACAACATTGTACAGATTTAATGAATCAAAAGCAACACGTTGAAACCATTGTGATCAAGCAGACAAACCAAGCTCGTATTAATTATCGCATTCTATTAACTGCCGCACTTGATTGCACTAGATATTTATTGCGACAAGGTCTTCCTTTTTGTGGCCATGATGAAAGCGAAACATCTAGCAATAAGGGTAATTATGTGGagcttttgcaatttcttgccGATCATGATGAGAAAGTTCGTGCCGTTGGAATCTCAA ACGAATCACGTGATGTTTCAATAAGAGAGCAAATGGCAGTGGTGTTGCGTTATGTGAACAAAAAATGGCAAgtaattgaaaggtttgtAGGTGTCCAATATGTCTCTGATACGACTAGTAGCAAATTGAAAGAG ATTTTGAGAAAATATCATCAAGCATATTATGTCCATTGTTTTGCACATCAACTACAACTAGCTCTTGTAGCCGTGGCAAAGGGAAATGAAAACATTGCTACTTTCTTCACAACGGCTAGTAGTGTCGTTAATATAATTGGAGCATCGTGTAAGCGTCGTGATGCACTTAGagagcaacaacaaaaagatatTATGGAAACTCTTGAAATTGATGATCTTGAAATGGGGCGAGAGTTAAATCAAGAGACTACTCTCAAACATCCTTGTGATACATGGTGGAACTCACATTATGATACTTTACTTAGTATTAATATTGTGTTTCATCTCGTGGTGAAGGTGTTTGAATGGATTGTTGATGATGTCAACCAAGATAATTTAGGTGAAGCAAATAGGTTGTTGAAAGAAATACAAACTTTTGACTTTGTGTTTCACTTATATTTGATGAGATTTATATTGGGAATCACAAATGATTTATCAAAGGcattacaaaagaaagatcaagatATTGTGAATGCGATGATGTTGGTCCAAAGATGTAAGCAAAAGCTACAATCCGTGAGGGATGATGACTTTGATGATTTGCTCAGGGAAGtatcaatattttgtggtAAAAATGATATTGACGTTCCTAACATGGATGATTTATTTGTACCACAAGGGAGATCAAGACGTAAAGCTCAGAAAATCACAAACCGCCAGTATTATCGTGTGGACTTATTTCTTACTATCATTGATAAGCAACTAGTGGAATTGAATAATCGCTTCACTGAGGTAAATATTGAATTGCTTCTTTGTATGGCATGTTTGAGTCCGGCTTATAATTTTACAGCTTTTGACAAACAGAAAATACTTCGTTTTGCTAAATTTTACCCTCAAGAATTTAATGACCGAGACATCATGAAGCTTGAAAATCAACTTGGGCTTTATATTGTTGATATGCAAAGCATCACAGAGTTTTCATCATTGAACGGAATTACTGATCTGGCAGAAAAATTGGTGAATACAGGAAGGAGTAGAATATACAACTATGTGTATTTACTTCTTACATTGGCTTTAGTTTTACCCGTTGCAACTGCTTCGGTTGATAGAGTTTTTTCAGCTATGAATATTGTGAAAACACCATTGCGTAACAAAATGGGGAATCAATGGTTGAGTGATAGCTTGGTTGTTTACATTGAGAAAGAt GTTAAAGTAGCGGCTATACACTTGATTGACGACGCCGCATTCTGGATGCAATGGTTCGAGACCCAATTTTCAAATCCGTCTTGGACTTCGTTCTCGGAGGCCTTACTGGCTCTCTTTGGTTATG ATTGGGACGTTTCTGACGAATTATTGGAAAAGGCCATTACCCAAGAAGTTGTACATGGTACACCCACGACTTTCCCCTGCCACGAGGAGTCTGAACCTTCTCTTACCATTCACGCCCTCACAGGCTCTCCTTGTTCACGTACAATACGCCTTCAGGGGTCTATTGGCAAATTGGGCCTTACGGTTTTCAGCGATACAGGCTCCACCCATAATTTGTTAAACCCACATCTCGCCAAGCAATTGGGCCTTGCTATTGACTCCCTTCAACCACCTAAGCGGATCCAAGTTGCCAATAATGATATCATTGAGACAAAGGGCTTCGTTTCTCAGGTCCAGGTATCTCTGCAGGGTTATACCCTTGTTACTGATTGTTATTTACATGCCATTTCAGGATGCGATCTCATTCTCGGTGCTGACTGGCTCGATACACTGGGTTTTATTGGTTGGAATTTTCAGAAATAG
- the LOC117614266 gene encoding probable WRKY transcription factor 75: MENYQTFFSSAATPPASSSLSLNMGNPHGAYSTTDHLQFQNNKSPPPANGFLGLMSDMEVSNNINSSQSKSFGGPETAVRLGTKKGERKIRKPRYAFQTRSQVDILDDGYRWRKYGQKAVKNNKFPRSYYRCTHQGCNVKKQVQRLTKDEGIVVTTYEGMHSHPIEKSTDNFEHILSQMQIYTSI; this comes from the exons atggaAAATTACCAAACATTTTTTTCCTCGGCAGCAACACCAccagcttcttcttccttgtcATTGAACATGGGGAACCCTCATGGCGCTTACAGTACTACTGATCATCTTCAATTCCAAAATAACAAGTCACCACCACCAGCAAATGGGTTCTTGGGGCTGATGTCAGATATGGAGGTTTCAAACAATATTAATTCTTCTCAGAGCAAAAGCTTTGGGGGGCCTGAAACTGCTGTGAGGTTAGGGACGAAGAAGGGAGAAAGGAAGATAAGAAAACCCAGATATGCTTTTCAAACGAGGAGCCAAGTTGATATCCTTGATGATGGATATCGATGGAGGAAGTATGGTCAAAAAGCGGTGAAGAACAACAAGTTTCCAAG AAGCTACTACCGGTGCACGCATCAGGGGTGCAATGTGAAGAAGCAAGTTCAGAGGCTAACCAAAGATGAAGGCATTGTTGTGACAACTTATGAAGGCATGCACTCTCATCCCATCGAGAAATCTACCGATAACTTTGAGCATATTTTGAGCCAGATGCAAATCTACACTTCAATTTAA